CGGGTGAGCTGGTGCGACTCGACGAGAACGGGAAGACCATCGCCGAGGCGCCGGCGGCCACCACCAAGGCCGAGACCGAGCAGAGATGCGACAGCATCCCGCTGCTCTCGCTGCCGACATGTGCGAACCCCCACGGCGTGCAGGCGCGCGAGGACCTCGACACCCTGGTGACCAGTGACTACAACGAACCGCGCAACATCATCCTCAACCCGGTGCAGCCGCTCTCGTCGTACCTGCGGCGTCCGACCGTACGCTTCTGGGACATCTCGACGAAGGACAAGCCGAAGCTGAAGACGGTCACCTTCCTTCCCGACGGTCCCCGCAAGGGCCGGGTGGCGCACCACGAGGAGTCACGGGCGGCGATGGAGGTCACCGTGACCAACCGGAAGGGTCACAAGGGCGCGTTCGCCGAGACGATGCAGGGCGGCGCGATCTACTACACCCCCGACATCACGGTGGACGAGCCGAAGTGGCAGCAGGTCTTCGACCTCGGTGTCACCAACAAGCAGGTCGACCCGAGCACCGACGCGTACGGCGGCGGCAGCAACGGGGCATGGCTGCAGACCTCGCTGGACGACAAGTACCTCTACCACGCGGTCGCGGGCCGGGCGGCCACCAGCGATGATCCGGGCTCCAAGCCCTACATCCTGGCGCTCGACATCCAGAAGCTGCTCGCGTCCGGCGACAACCCGGTCTGCCGGATCGACACCATCGAGGAGAGCCACGAGGGCGGCGCCGAGAGCGACTGCCCCGCCGTGGCCGACACCCTCGCGGCACCCGGCGGCCCGCACTGGGGCGCGCTGGACAACCTCGAGCTCGGCAAGGACGGCTACTACCACGAGACCACGGACGTGAAGCGGTTGGCCTACTCCAACTACTTCGTCGCCCGCACCGGTCTCAACGGTGACCACCGGCTGTGCCTGGTCGACACCGAGGACGGCAAGCTGAGCCGCGACGAGGAGTTCCGCGACGAGAACACCGGCAACACCTGCGTCGAGTTCAACCGGGCGTCGTGGCCGCACGGCAACTGGGGCCCGGCGAAGCCGCACTCGATGCTCTTCGCCGTCGCCGACTCGGACATCAAGTGAGCCTGAGCGACAGCTCCGCTCGGCGGGGCCGCATCATGCGGTCCCGCCGGGCGGGCGTGCTCGTGCTCGCCGTCGGGCTCGCTCTCGGGGTGGTCGGCTACGTCGCGTACGCAGGCACGATCGCCCCGCGCTCGCAGGCCGGCGACCCGGAGCGGTGGTCGAGGTCGGTCGCCGAGGCCACCCCGCAGCAGGTGCTCGGCGGCGAGCGCCGGCCGGGCTTCCCCTCGGTGCAGCGGGTGGAGCACGACGGCCTCTCCTTCACCGTCACCGTCGCCCCGGCGCTGCCGGGACGCAACCTCGTACGCGTCGACGCAGCCTCGCTCGAGGGGCACGAGCACGAGGCCGAGGACGACGAGCTGAGCGTCGAGGTCGACGGCGGCGCGGCTCCGGTCGAGCCGACCGAGCGGCCGGGCGCCGACGGGCTGTGGGCGGTCGTCGACCTACCCACGGGCAACCCGACGGTCCTGGTCGCGCACGGCCCCGAGCACCGGATCCCGGTGATGCTGGAGACCGGGTCCGCGGGGTCGGCCGACCCGCTCTGGGCGGGTCCTGACGGGCCGGAGTGCCTGCAGAGCTCCACCGCGACCATCCTGGCCGGCGGCAAGGCTCCCACCTCCTGCCCCGCCGCGAGGCTGGGTGCGCGGGACCGAGCCGCGCTGACCACGACCGTCAAGACCCTCACCTCCCGCGGGGTCAAGGAGATCGCGCTCGCCGCCGACTCCTCGGCCCGCTCACGGGCCGGAGAGCGGCTCGTCCGACACCTGGCCGCGGCCGGCGGCGTGCGGGTCGTCGGCCCGACGGCCGAGCCCGGCGAGCGCAGCGCGCTGGTGGTCGTCAGCGGATGGGAGCCGGCCGCCGAGCGGCTCGCCACCAACCTGCGGCTGCCGGTGGAGAAGCAGGCGCTCCGCTCCGACGGCGTGTGGTTGGCGCCCTGGCTCCTCTCCCCCGGCGTCGTCGACTCGACCAACGGCGCGATGATCCCGCTCGACTTCGACATCCGCGACGAAGCCGCGCAGCGATACAGCCAGACGCTCGCCGACTACTTCCCCGAGCAGGCACCCACCGGGTCGGCGTACGTCGCCTGGCGCGCTGCCGTCGGTGGCGCCCGCGAGCGCGGCGAGCTGGCGTTCTACGCGGCATCGCGTGCGGCGTACATGCCGGCGGAGCCTGGCCACGGGAGCCACGAGACCTCCGTCTCCTGGTTCCCCGGGGGCACGGTCACCCGGGTCAGCCTTCCGACCACCGGATAGCCCGGTCCACCCCACTCGAAAGGACACACCATGTCTCTCGCTGACCGCCTCGGTCCCGACCGCGGCCTCTCCCCCGACCTGCGGATCGACCAGGCTCCACCCTCGGAGCCCGGGTCGCCGCCGCAGGCGATCGTCGTGATCATCGGGGGCCTCGTCACGCTCGGTCTCGGCGCCTTCGTGCTGCTCGCGAAGGGTCAGCTGCCCGCGATCCTGTTCGCCCTGGGCGTGGCGCTCGGGTTCGTGCTGTTCCACAGCCGCTTCGGGTTCACCTCCGCATGGCGTCAGCTGGTCTCGGTGCGGCAGGGCTCGTCGCTGCGCGCGCACATGCTGATGCTGGCGGTCGCGGTGACCCTGTTCGCCCCGATCCTGGCCAACCAGTGGACCTACCAGGGAGTGCCGGCCGCCGGCGCGATCGCGCCGATCGGCTTCGGGCTCTTCATCGGTGCGTTCCTCTTCGGCGTCGGGATGCAGCTCGGCGGCTCGTGCGCCTCCGGCACGCTCTTCGCGGTCGGCAGCGGCCAGAGCGCGATCCTGCTGACCCTGGGCGGCTTCATCATCGGCTCGATCCCCGGCGCGCTGACCCTCGCCTGGTGGAACGGGCTGCCCGCCCAGCAGCCGGTCGACCTCTCGGTCACCTTCGGCGGGTACGCCGGCGGCTGGGCCGCCACCCTGGTCGTCATCGCGCTCGTGGTCGGCCTGACCTACTTGGTCGGTCGCGGCCGGGAGAAGCCGCCGGTGGGCCGGGCGCCGGTCGCGACCGGGTTCGCCCGAGCGCTGCGCGGTTCGTGGCCGCTGTGGGCCGGCGCGATCGGGCTGGCGCTGCTCAACGCCCTGACCCTCTACGTCTCCGGGAGCCCGTGGGGGATCACGTTCGCCTTCGCCCTGTGGGGCTCGAAGATCCTCGACGCGGTCGGGGTCGACGTACTCTCCTGGGCGTTCTGGCAGGATCCCGCCAACCTGGCCAAGTATCAGGCAGGCATCTTCGTGGAGAAGACCTCGATCATGGACCTCGGGATCGTGCTCGGCGCGCTGCTCGCCTCCGCCGCCGCGGGCGCCTGGCTCCTGCACCGCCGGATCCCGCTCAGGCTGGCCGTGGGCGCCGTGCTCGGCGGCATCCTGATGGGCTACGGCGCCCGGATCGCCGGCGGCTGCAACATCGGCGCCTACTTCTCCGGCATCGCCTCGATGAGCCTGCACGGCTGGCTCTGGGGCCTGACCGCCATCCTCGGCACCTTCGCCGGCCTGGCGCTGCGCCCGCTCTTCGGGCTCACCAACCCGAAACCGACCGACTCGGTCTGCTGAGCAGATAAACCTGTTGCACACGCCGGTCGCGGTCCTCCACCATGGACCGCGACCGGCGTACTCGTCCTGAGGCGCCCTGATCGAGAGGAGCAGACCCATGACTGTCTTCGTCCTGTGCCTGCCCACAGACAACATCTCTCGTATCAGGAGCACCCGAAGTGACTCAGGAGAACATCTCCGCTGATCCCGCCGACTCGCTGGCCGGGATCGACTCGAAGTTCGTCTTCGACTTCCAGGCCTACGACGACCTGGACGACGGACAACGCTGGACCACCTGGCTCGCCGTCGAGCCACTCTCCCGTGGCCCGGAGCCGCGGCCGGACTGGTTGGTGACCTCCCAGGGCGCCATCGACACCGAGCTCGGCATCCTCAAGACCGGCAAGGAGGCCGACGCCTTCCTGCTGGTGCGCGCCGACCCGCTCGAGCCCGAGCACGAGGCGGTGATGGTGGCCAAGCGCTACCGCGACACCGACCATCGCACCTTCCATCGGGCGGCCAGCTACACCGAGGGCCGCTCGGTCAAGCGCTCGCGTGACGAGCGCGCGCTGAAGAAGAACTCGACCTTCGGCCGCGAGGTCGCCAAGGCCGAGTGGGCCAACGCCGAGTGGAACGCGCTCGTACGCTGCTGGGAGCTCGGCCTCCCGGTGCCCTATCCCGTGCAGATCGACGGCACCGAGATCCTGATGGAGTGGATCGCGGTCGACGGTCGCGACGGCGAGCTCGAGACGGCTCCGCGACTGGCCCAGACCCGGCCCGAGCGGCACGTGCTCGAGATGTGGTGGGACGGGCTCGTCGACGCGCTCGCCACGATGGTGCAGGCGGGGCTGGTCCACGGTGACCTCTCCCCCTACAACATCCTCGCCCAGCACGACCGCCTCGTCATCATCGATCTCCCCCAGGTCATCGACCTCGTCGGCAACCCGATGGGTTTCGACTTCCTGCTCCGCGACATCACCAACGTCGCGAAGTGGTTCCAGGCCCGTGGCCTCGAGATCGACGAGCAGGAGGTCTACGCCGATCTGATGGCCCACGCCTTCTGACGCGTCGAGTCGGCTCGTCCTGACCACAGTCCCGTCGAGTCGGCGCGCTATAACGAGCCGACTCGACGGGCTAGGTTTCTCGGTATGAAACGTCACCGTGGGCGGCATGTCGATATCGAGTCGGCCGACGAGCTCGATGAGCACCTGGCGGCGGGGGCGGGCAGCCTGCGGGGGTGGCGGCTGCGGGCGGTGGACCTGACCTCCCGGTCGGCGACCCTGCGGAAGGCGGAGCTGGCCGGAGCGACGTTCCTGGGTTGCCGGTTCGCACCCGGCGACGGCGACTACGTCGAGGACGAGGGCGCGCTGGTGATGCCGGTGATCCCCGAGGCGCCGGTCGACGTCTACCGCTCCGACCTCTACACCGCCGACGAGCTCTACGACGACCCGATCTATGCGCGGAGCCTGGATGCCAGGGCGTACGCCTGGTTGCAGC
The sequence above is drawn from the Nocardioides albertanoniae genome and encodes:
- a CDS encoding ABC transporter substrate-binding protein, whose translation is MRSRRAGVLVLAVGLALGVVGYVAYAGTIAPRSQAGDPERWSRSVAEATPQQVLGGERRPGFPSVQRVEHDGLSFTVTVAPALPGRNLVRVDAASLEGHEHEAEDDELSVEVDGGAAPVEPTERPGADGLWAVVDLPTGNPTVLVAHGPEHRIPVMLETGSAGSADPLWAGPDGPECLQSSTATILAGGKAPTSCPAARLGARDRAALTTTVKTLTSRGVKEIALAADSSARSRAGERLVRHLAAAGGVRVVGPTAEPGERSALVVVSGWEPAAERLATNLRLPVEKQALRSDGVWLAPWLLSPGVVDSTNGAMIPLDFDIRDEAAQRYSQTLADYFPEQAPTGSAYVAWRAAVGGARERGELAFYAASRAAYMPAEPGHGSHETSVSWFPGGTVTRVSLPTTG
- a CDS encoding YeeE/YedE family protein, whose translation is MSLADRLGPDRGLSPDLRIDQAPPSEPGSPPQAIVVIIGGLVTLGLGAFVLLAKGQLPAILFALGVALGFVLFHSRFGFTSAWRQLVSVRQGSSLRAHMLMLAVAVTLFAPILANQWTYQGVPAAGAIAPIGFGLFIGAFLFGVGMQLGGSCASGTLFAVGSGQSAILLTLGGFIIGSIPGALTLAWWNGLPAQQPVDLSVTFGGYAGGWAATLVVIALVVGLTYLVGRGREKPPVGRAPVATGFARALRGSWPLWAGAIGLALLNALTLYVSGSPWGITFAFALWGSKILDAVGVDVLSWAFWQDPANLAKYQAGIFVEKTSIMDLGIVLGALLASAAAGAWLLHRRIPLRLAVGAVLGGILMGYGARIAGGCNIGAYFSGIASMSLHGWLWGLTAILGTFAGLALRPLFGLTNPKPTDSVC
- a CDS encoding serine protein kinase RIO, whose translation is MTQENISADPADSLAGIDSKFVFDFQAYDDLDDGQRWTTWLAVEPLSRGPEPRPDWLVTSQGAIDTELGILKTGKEADAFLLVRADPLEPEHEAVMVAKRYRDTDHRTFHRAASYTEGRSVKRSRDERALKKNSTFGREVAKAEWANAEWNALVRCWELGLPVPYPVQIDGTEILMEWIAVDGRDGELETAPRLAQTRPERHVLEMWWDGLVDALATMVQAGLVHGDLSPYNILAQHDRLVIIDLPQVIDLVGNPMGFDFLLRDITNVAKWFQARGLEIDEQEVYADLMAHAF